One segment of Polyodon spathula isolate WHYD16114869_AA chromosome 20, ASM1765450v1, whole genome shotgun sequence DNA contains the following:
- the LOC121295583 gene encoding ribosomal biogenesis protein LAS1L-like, whose product MNRKTSSGKAGHVVAWINKAEWDQVLEYLYSKDCSLQKYALQRISAWRGRYGSSTPVAVESTADLVRCQVVDASGRGCTEELVLLYGMALVRFVNLITERKQKTISIPLRRLANEMNIPEWIVNLRHDITHGKLPSLKWCRKGCECVLEWLRQEYWSQQLGSSLVEQWDSSTEEDEEEEEEVTEPHNGLKHKEIYKKARELLVSYEKEQFQVLAELQKENKAKKVMWPCPSSELEWIMMQIKDFAPENREALAEVLLDDGFLIPTLEQLESLQIHPSDNAELSMPCVPRVFVQFWHPLLKLLHSQVFTQVLLEKLFAELQLCTETSAHRTQYITGWITDILTYNHRAGKSQKGLSRSQKETKSKCQLFANQVRLQWQKLLTLCLAAPCLASPYLLQQILTYMDKPLPLDTQQRLLHLCCIYTQPGEGAIPSMDTDQLEEEAVHTLESLLRRVRQDLPPRAKVPVPQPASPASRLNVGERVTVQEPSQDLHEQLSPEIIAERMAALKGSPWQICTDNVKWKDFPLGKVPGQSDDPSCLLLDSYSMMSVLEQPVDVERTAVRGAVLSRGISEGLLWTQSDLHKLKSGLQLF is encoded by the exons atgaacagaAAAACGTCTTCAGGGAAGGCAGGGCATGTAGTTGCTTGGATTAACAAGGCGGAATGGGACCAGGTTCTTGAATATTTATACTCCAAAGACTGCAGTTTACAGAAGTATGCTCTGCAAAGGATATCTGCATGGAGAGGAAG GTACGGCAGCAGCACACCTGTCGCCGTGGAAAGCACAGCAGACCTGGTCAGGTGTCAGGTGGTGGACGCTTCTGGACGGGGCTGTACCGAGGAGTTAGTGCTCTTGTACGGCATGGCTCTTGTAAG GTTTGTGAATTTAATCACTGAACGGAAGCAGAAGACAATCTCTATTCCTCTGAGACGGCTGGCCAATGAG ATGAACATTCCAGAGTGGATAGTGAACTTGCGCCATGACATAACTCATGGGAAACTCCCCTCCCTGAAGTGGTGTAGGAAAG GGTGTGAGTGTGTTCTGGAGTGGCTGCGGCAGGAGTATTGGTCCCAGCAGCTGGGAAGCAGCCTGGTGGAGCAGTGGGACTCCTCCActgaggaggatgaagaggaggaggaagaggtcaCTGAGCCGCACAACGGACTCAAACACAAAGAGATCTACA aaaaagctAGAGAATTGTTGGTGTCCTATGAAAAGGAACAGTTTCAG GTCCTAGCTGAGCTGCAGAAGGAGAACAAGGCAAAGAAGGTGATGTGGCCCTGCCCCTCCTCGGAGCTGGAGTGGATCATGATGCAGATCAAAGACTTTGCTCCCGAGAACAG GGAGGCTCTGGCTGAAGTTCTCCTGGATGATGGATTTCTCATCCCAACCTTGGAACAGCTGGAATCCTTACAAATCCACCCTTCAG ACAATGCCGAGTTGTCGATGCCATGCGTCCCTCGTGTGTTCGTTCAGTTCTGGCACCCCCTGCTGAAGCTGCTGCACTCCCAGGTGTTCACCCAGGTGTTGCTGGAGAAGCTGTTTGCTGAGTTGCAGCTGTGCACAGAGACCTCTGCGCACAGGACCCAGTACATCACAGGCTGGATCACTGACATCCTGACCTACAATCACAGAGCAG GAAAATCGCAGAAAGGTCTCTCTCGTAGCCAGAAGGAGACCAAGAGTAAATGCCAGCTGTTTGCGAACCAGGTTCGACTGCAGTGGCAGAAACTCCTGACATTGTGTCTGGCAGCCCCATGCCTGGCCTCCCCCTACCTGTTGCAGCA GATCCTGACGTACATGGACAAGCCACTCCCCCTTGACACACAGCAGCGGCTGCTCCACCTGTGCTGTATCTACACACAGCCAGGAGAGGGCGCCATCCCTTCAATGGACACTGACCAGTTGGAGGAGGAGGCAGTCCACACCCTGGAGAGTCTGCTGAGGAGGGTCAGGCAGGATCTGCCGCCCAGAGCCAAGGTCCCAGTGCCCCAGCCAGCCAGCCCAGCCTCTCGACTCAACGTAGGGGAGCGAGTGACTGTTCAGGAGCCCTCGCAGGACCTCCATGAGCAGCTGAGCCCAGAGATCATAGCTGAGAGAATGGCAGCACTGAAAGGGTCACCGTGGCAGATATGCACAG ataATGTGAAATGGAAGGATTTCCCTCTGGGTAAAGTGCCTGGCCAGTCTGATGACCCCAGCTGTCTCCTGCTGGACAGTTACTCCATGATGTCTGTGCTGGAGCAGCCTGTGGACGTGGAGCGGACAGCCGTTCGCGGTGCAGTCCTCAG